In Sparus aurata chromosome 24, fSpaAur1.1, whole genome shotgun sequence, the genomic stretch GAATCAGAATAAAATGTGCACcctgaatcattttttttttacatcgtTTCTCTCCAGACGCGCTGAAAACTGTCTGCGTTTCCGCCGGAGAAAATGTGTCCGTGCCATGTCCAAAGATAAAGGAAAGAGCAGAACTGGTGACATTCAACCTTTTTCAGAATATGGAACAGGTTTACAACCACACGTGCAGCCCCGGTGCCTGTACAGTGACCAAAATGGGTCTGCacgaaaacacagaaaacacgtCGGTCAGTTTCGTGCTCAGCGGGGTGAATGCCAGCGACCATGCCCTCTACAGATGCGAGATGAAACACGCCTTCCCGCCTCCCTTGATAACAGAAGCAGGTGATTTGATCCTTGTACTCGTGAAAGGTAACTAttcctcaaaacaaaacacctcTAACCTTTGTGCACGCACAGTCCAGTCCACTGAATCCTCTCTGTGTTCGTTTCTTCCAGGACACCAATGCAATAGAACCCCTGAGGTCACTGTGACAGCTGCAGAACAGTACTGCGGATTTTACTGGATTTTGATTCTTGCACTTGTCAGCCTCTACAGCATAATTGCCACCGTACTCGCAATCTTCAACTGCGTAAGTTATTCCACAAGAATGCTTGAAATTCCGAgttcaaaatacatttctttgaCCTTTTTCGGGTGTAGGAAACGGAGAGATACGGACTCGAGTCAGCGATTTGATGACTCGCCTCGTGATTTGACAGAAAGTAAACGACTTGACACTCAGCTCGGAAGTGAAAGAGTTAAAGGGGGCGCTCGGTTTGAGTCTGTGTGGAGTTGTCATGTTCTCCCCATGTCTGCCTGGGGTCCCCCCCCGGGTAGTCCAGCATCCTCCAATAGTCCAGagacagtggcggttctagaccagttttaataggggggccaggttggggccggctttttcgtaagggggcacatacaacccagaaaaaaggacaaatccctcattcagacaaagcagtgtttacaatttcagcaatttgaTTGGgcagtaaactgctgagacactttatttctgcctttcccttcagaacaaaatcattgcaagaaatctgtcattttgttattaatgcagactccctgtcagggggggcCACTGTTGgacccccctagaaccgcccctgtccAGAGACATGCCGGTTAGGTTAGCTGGTGACTCTAGATTGCGAAAAGTGCGAAAATATAAGAGAATTATTAAGAAATGCATCCATGTCTGTTTTCCATACATCAATTTCTGCAACGATTATGAGATTTTAGTTTTCATACCACAGTATACCGTAAAACCAGTTCACCTCATTGTAAATATTCGCGTCCCTTGGCCttgaaatacacacaaaaaaaaggtaGGAATCAGTCGACGCGCAACTTTGGCATTAGCTTCACTTGTTTAACAGTCTTCACGTGTGTCACAGGTCAAGTTGAGGAGGACGGATTCCCAGAGTGACTACATGAACACCAAACCCTTACCAGCAAGGGACCGCAGGAAGAAAAGAATTCAAAATCCATTCCCACGACACTTCTGATGACCTGTGCGCCATGGGACTATTTGCACGCCTCTCATCAtcactttataaaaaaaaaaaaaagacttggaGGGGTCCTTTGTGGTAGTTTGCCCTAAATGGAACATTACGTGTGAGGCTGTGTCTGCCGGTAGTATCAGCAGAAGTAGCAAACCTTTTACAGTTGTgtatgaagggaaaaaaaaaaaaaaaagaaacgaaaaaaaaaaaaaacaataaagaaaaaaaaaaaaaaaaacatttcacccAACAGCTTTGGTTTGCTCATTTCCTGTTTCACCTACTCACTGTCTCgggctgtcacacacacaataaactgTAGTTGGAACCCCCTGCTTTTGTGGTCGAAACAGAAGGTGGTGTCTCAATGAGGGGATTCAACCACATGTAAAGGGTTCACTCTTGCTGTTAACCCGTGTGATCGAGATCAAGCTGATAAAGGGAGACCACACTGTCAAGAAGGAAAAAAGAGccgttaaaaaaaatcttaatctCATACGGCCGATTAACATCGCGCTCTCTCTTCAGCAAGCATGCTCTTTTTTCTAAGAAATTAGAACGCGTTCTCGGATTGTTGCCATCACGGAAGATGATGTGAACCAGATATACAAGAGGGAGAGGCACGCTTCAAACAATAACAAGCTGCACCGTTTCCTGCCTTCCTCCCGCTACTTCTTCTCCCTTCCTCATGCTTTCTGCAGATGTGGCCAATTCAAAGGGTTTCTACGTTCACCTTGCTCACCTTGCAGTTTCTGTGCAGTTACTGCAAGAGCACACACTGGTTTTATGAGTGTAATACAGCGGCGTGATCTTACTCATCGACTACCGCAAGCATCAGCGAGATTAACATATTGTTTCTGTTAGGTTTTTAtgccgtttcttttttttttcagggtgagatgattaaaagcaaaaaaaggctcacgttaacacattttttcccctttccatGAAGCGACTCTTCCAGCGAAGAAACGACTCTTTCGCAAactttacaaaaacacaccacGTTTATTCAAATGCTTTAATACATTCATCCCTTCAAAGCTTCGAAGCGCACATCAAAATCTGCGCGTTCATGACATTTGCACAGTTCTGGCAGCCATTTAACAGTCACATCTGCCCTCAAGATCCCAGTTGCTCCGTTTCTGGTCGTGTGTCTGATCCATGGCGTTCTGGAAAAAGCTGTCTGCTGAGGAACTCCATCCTCTTTTCCTCAGGCATGCCGTGCAGCGTGTGCTCCGCTACCTGGAGAACAGGAGTAGCACCATGGACATAAATGTCAGTGAGTTATTGTCATGGAAGAACAAAATGAcgaaaaataaaatagaacatttttCGATGAAATTGGCGCATTGTTCACTCCAGCTGTCATCAAACCTTAGGTGATGTGGCTGTTTTAGAAAGTTATGCAACAACTTTAAAATAACCATCGTTAAATAACAGTACACtaacagttaattaaactttagatTATAGTTATTTAAGTGTtaacaattaaatgctttagaatttttttttttcttcaaaaaataGTTTATTGAAAAGTTGCAAATGATGCATGATAATTTGTCAATTGTTCATAAATACCGTGTAgctcatctataaacattatttgcaTGGCCATTATATGGTTTTAACTGATTTCTATAAATCTTTATGTTGTATAAGAAATGGTTTACAAAGAATTcactgttaacagtgaaataacaatGAGACAGTTTAACTATGAATGTACCATTTATTGATGATGGTCATTATGAAGAGTTACCGGCAACATCAGCATAACAGAGCTCTTTGTAGAATGTAGAAATATTAAATTGCGATCTCTGAGTCTCACCGTTACACAGTCATATCCCAGGCTGTTCAGATGACGAGTCATAGCAGCCAGTGGACCACGAGGGTGAGACGTACCGTGGCAAAAAGGGTTTGCCGTGCAAATAACTGCGATTCTAGGACACCAAGACAAGGGTTTCTCAGCTTAAAAAGGTCACCGTTTGAATAAAGGTGCAGGTATGACAACATGAAAGTGGAGGTTCGGTTGTAAGAGCGTCAAAAATGTGAAACCTGAGCAGGAGACTCAGACTTGTGGCTTTCTCTTCACTAAGACAGTGCTACGTTTGTAGTTTTGATTTCCTTTGATGCACACTTAGCGACAATCTGTACTCATAATTAACATTTCGGTAACAGTCAAGAGCAGGCATTGTGCAACACAAACAACTGTTGAAGTGTATTTCTACAAATTTCTCAGTTCGCCTAATGCGATGAGAACCATTTTGGTTGAATTTGCACAGGCAACATGCACCAGCAGACTGAATAactgatttaaaacagaatattttACTCAGGCCAGACTAAAGATCTAAGCACAGAAGTGAGAAAGGTGAGTATGTACATGCTTTCCAGTCTTTCACAGAGCAAGACTGATGACGAAGGACGATACGGCTTGGGCCACAAAACTCTGCGACGACTGAAACGCTAAATTTGCTCAACGTGTCacttcttttaaatctcttCCTTTAAATCTTAACTATAAACTATTCatctatatttcatttttattgtacTTGATGTTTTTGTGAAGCAGTTTGTAAAACTGTCAAGAAAAGCGCTCTATGAATTAAGCGTACTactgttttttatcattatcaaattaaatgaCTTGAATTTAGGAGACTCTCTCTGACGAGTTAAACGCCATTTAGCGTCGTCTATGAAAGCATATGAACATGTCAATtctgaatatttaaaacaatGTCAATATTAATTTTTTCAAAGTATCACTACGCCTTTTACTAGGTGCATGGACGCATGCATCGCTGTATTGCTTACACAGGCCTGTTGCCTCATGAAGTACATTAAAGTAGAGGCTCGTGCTAAACACACAGTGCACAAGCCtcgttttatctttaaataaaaatctaaaatgttacGCCTTCAATGTCATGTCAATTTTTCCTCCTGGTATTCACAAGATATGAAAAGATATTTTCAATGCTGAAGCTAGAAATTCCAGTAACTTAacaacacacactaacacatacAAAAAGACACCAAGAAGAAGACTTCTGTGCATAAAAAGTACACGTTAACAGAAATCCAAAtggttaaaacaataaatgcaaTTTTGTATGTTGTATAATGTTTATTTCCAACGGTTGGAAATAAACTCTTAAAGTTATGAAAGTCTAAAACTTAAATTAAAGTGGATACACACTTTATTTTTTGCACAAAATCTGTAAAACAGAAaacgtgattttttttaacacctaTGTTTCAAccagttttttttacatctttgcTGCTCGGTAAAAGCGACTGACTGATTTCTCACCACTAACTTTTTAAAAGGTTTCAAAATGGTCTTCAAACTCTGTAGTGCCCGCTATCAGTGTGGTGATCCATATAAGTGACAAACTGCCCTGCTTCTGCAGCACTATTTTATCTTATCTGTTTAATTTGATCCTATTTTGATGCTTTTTCTCACAGTCACGGTGTGCTGTATGTTGACGTACACAATCATGGTGTGCGTCAATGCCCGACACTGACGGTGCAGAAAGCCCAGACATCTCCACCTTCTTTTACCAAACATGACATAAGCACATTAACTGAAAAACGGTACGTGCcagtaaccctaaccccaacatATGACTGCTGAAGCCGCTGCTGGTAACTTACCTTTGACTGCTCTCTGCTGGAGAGCGACATTCTGCTTCACTCGCTTCAGTCACAGAGGGTTGGTGTGTCAGAGGTTTGGTGATTACACCATCTAagagtcaacacacacaaagacacgtCTAGCATCACAGTTTCTACTACAGCCATTTTCTTTAAGTGAAAGATATTAGGGTCATTGTCACAATAGGAACAGAAAATGATTAACCGTCTTTCTTGGATTTTTTTAACGAGGAATCATAAATATGCAACTAAATTTCTGTCCTCCGAGATTCTGTTTTACCTATGACGTAAGAATTCTCCAGCACCACCATTTCCTGCAGCACTGTGTCTGCCTGGTCCCCCACCAAACTCCGCAGGCTCTGCGAGAGCCACGGCTTGTCTGATGGAATGCTGGTGGTGAGGTCGCCCAGGACAAATGGGGGGACGGTCAGGTGCTGAGGGAGCTGAGGACGGTCGAGACGGAGGCACGCGTCCACCGTTCGAAACATTCTCTCATGGTTAATGACATAACTGGGCACTgtagagaaacagagaaaggtCAGATGCCAAAAGTAGTGGCCTGCAATGTGGAAGCTGTCTTTCTGTGACATGCTTTGTCTTTTCTTAGTACAGCACCTGCCTTTTTTTGGCTTAGATGTGCGTGTTCACTCAGAGTTTTGTAATGATATTTGAgcagtcaaaagaaaaaaggtggCGGGAAATAAGTCACACGGAAAAAGACGAAGAAGACAGAATAGACTGGCAGGACCGTTCATGTGTGAGTGAGTCCGCTGTCTTGCCTGTAGTCTTAAACTGCTCCAGTGTACTGCTCTGCAAGAGTTGCTCCAGTGGCGCAGAGGGGAAGTGGCCCAGTAGACACAGGTAATACACAGTCTTTAACAACTCAAACTCAGACATCCTGGGCAGATAGGAGACCAGAGCCCCGGTGAGACCATCCAGGAACCTGGAACAGCAACATGAACAACAGATATGgaagttatatatatatatatagagagagagagagagagagagagagagagagagagagagagagagagagagagagacgctcGTTatggggacacacacacacacacacacaaaacgctCCTCGTCGCCAGCCGACGGatggacggacgctcgtcaccgtcagccaggagacagacggacagacgctcgtcatgggggggggggggggaatctcTTTTTTtacgagaagaccgcggcagcccacaaacacccgctacaaagcagctaacattgaaaatgagtatagtggcgctgagctagcagtatagcggGGCAGCGCCACTGTTCCACCggctggggagaaccctgtagAACTATGCTTTTTTCAGACTAGTGATTTCCGCTTTTTGCTTCCTGGTGGTTATCATGAACCACCTCACCATATACAACACCAAGTATTGTTTTATATATTGAAGTGTTTTCTCTGGGTTTTCACCTCTTTCAACTAACTGGACACACACATCTGATCTCCCAATCTGAACAAAGActaaagtaaattaaaagaCAGCAACTACAGCAGAGTAACAGCAAATACAAAAACGGATGATGTCTATATTGAGTTAACTGTATGGAAATGTTTGCATTAAGGGCCTGTTTATGAGCAGGATTAGACAAAAGAGCAACCTACTGTTGTCTTTGGTGCTGCAGATCAAAGTTAAGAGAGGAGTACACCTTGAGGACACAGAGGAGGTCTCTCAGTGTTAGAGCGTCTGGATTGGTGATCACCCTCTCGGCAAACGCCTCCATGATTGCAGTGGGACAGAAGAGAAGGCTCTCGAACGCTGATAGGAGGATGACCAACTGAACAGAGGGGAGGAAAAGTCCAGAAACGTAGAGAAATATGActtataatattatataaaacaaatacttGTACAATATGATTACAGGCATGAAAGAgcagtaaaatgtaaattatgaCTATGTATattcaacatttcagaaaaatggGGTGAGAAAACAGTTGTCTGTCGCAGCACCTGTTTGTTGGACCATATGTCCATCATAGACGCGGCGTGGTCCGACATGTCAGTGAGCAGATCCAAGTCTCTGTAGAGCAGCTGCTTACAGGACTGCAGAAGTTTATACTGTCCGCTGAAGGGGATTACATTGAGGTTTTCTACCAGAGAGAACACATGcggaggagggacagaggagggaTAGCAGGTTGGTAGAGCTAAAACACTAACATTTGAACACACACTCCTGCAAGCTCTTACAAAACACGGCAAGATGTTATCCAATTTTGTGACGTCATTTTGATTCAAACGATTTTTATCCTGTCAGAAAAATATTTTACCTTTGATCTTGTTACTGCAGACATCCAGGAGGGGTTTGGAGTAAAAGCCCATTGTGGCCATGGTGGATATCATGTACAGGGTGTTGGGGAGGCTGAACTGGTCTGTCATTGATAAAGCTTTTCTCTGGAGGAAGCAGAGTGTAAAATGAACGCCAACGTGGAAGTGGATGAAGACAGCctgtgatttgttaattttaaCAGCCCCCTATCTCCTTAAACCTAAATCCCTGACGGCAAAGGTCCAGAAGAGCTTAGTTTCTAACGTGCGTTATGATTCGTTGCCACGTAAGATATCCGATTTCCTGTGCCTTCATATTAGCACTTCGCATTGTCCCTGTTGATAATAACCATGGTTTCAGATCTATGATGAATGAAGATTGCAAgcttattattatcattatcatcattattatcaacAGCTTGGTTTCGCTATTTTCTCCCGTCGTTGTGTCTCATCTCCTCCGTCGCGTGACTCAAATCACAACGCTTAATAAAATACACAGATTTCACTGGTTGAGTAGCATCTCGGCAGATGATTCAGAACATAAGCAATTGGTGTGAGAGTTTCCGGTGCCACAAGTCCTGTAAAGGCTAAAAATAAGCTGTGACGGTTGAGATACTACCTAAAAATGTTATAATCCTTAACAATCAGTACAAGGTGTTTGGGTCTGGACCTGGACAGCAGTAGGATAGTAGGATAGTTATTGATGGCACCTTGCGTGGTAGCCTCCGCCACCAGTGTATGAACGTGTGTGAATCGGTGAACGCTGACATGTGTAAAACACTTTGAACGGTTGCTAAGACGAGAAAAGCACTATATCAATACATTCAGCAATTACACACTGTGCAGACTGTGAACTGTGATGACAGAGGTAAAAACGTTGATCGATCAAGAGTCAGGAGAAAGCAATCATAATCCCGGATGATGTTAGAATCACAGACACGGGCAACTGAATACCTAATATCGTCAAAATCCAGACTCGTAAACCAACCTCTAGTTTCCGTTTGAGCTTCAGCGGGGCATCTTTCCCCACGATGCGCATCATGGTCTGGAGAAGCACGACATTCTTGATCCAAGGAAGACGGGTCTCCACTTGCAGCCTGGGAAACAGCAGCGACAAACAGCAATGCAAATCAGTCTTAAGGAGTGGAGATAAAAGTGTACGGTGATTCccgaggaaaaaaagaaaggcctCAAGTGTGTCAGATGACTGGCATTGATTGTTTCTTTGCAGTCATTCTAAAAGGTCATTTAATCACACTGACCCCATGCCTTTCTTAAGCGCAGCAACATTGGGGGTGCCCTCCTCTATTTGATCCAGACAGGTGGCTAAGACAGAAAGGCTCTTCTCATCCAAGTCATTCAGTTTCTCCTGATAGAGgacaacaagaacaacacagAACCATCAAGGACAATGCCAACGTGGAAACATGTTTGTCTGCTGTAAGACAATCTATTACTGCCTACCTGGCTGGCTCGGAGGAAAGTCTGGACCACACGGCTACGTTGGGGGACACCCAGTTTGACCATACATAGGAGAGAATAAGCGATGTCCTCGCCGGTCATGAAGCGCACACGCCTCATGGTATGCTGCAGTAGCTTTTCAAATGCAGGGTGCTCaaacatcagctgcagctcGTAGCGAGCCTGCTCCTCGGACATCTTCTTGGTGGTGGACCACATCTGGGTGAGGCAGTGGCTGACCTGACTAACTGTGGGCGCGTACAGGCAGGTGAGGTCTAACACGTCCGACGGGGAGCCACAGCGCACCAGGCGGTCGGTGAAAGGGGACGACCGCTGTCCATGCCTTGTGGCAGCGATTTGGATCACGGCGGGCTCCTTCTCCTCCAAGTCCTCGCCGGGACGACTATCGTAGGAGTAAAACCTCGCCGAACCGATAAGAGTCCTCGGCGGGCATGTCTGACTTTGCCCTGTGCGCCAAATGTGCGCCAGCTGTTGACTGGAGACAGACGCATCCGTGATTGACGCTGTCGCCGAGAGTCTGCCAAGATGCCAACGAAACCGACGGCTGCAAAAGTGCAGGCTCCGTCTCATGACCTCTTCTGTCACCCTGAGAGACATTGTTCTGTACTAAAAGGGGGGAAATAACAAGCTACTACGACGTCATTTATATCGGCACGTCTCCTGTGTGGAGCAAATAGCTGCTagcttacaaaacaaaaacttgagGTATGAAGTTAATAAGAGTAATAGCAACTATTACTATTACGTTAACTATCCGACTGACTCCTCTGCACATTCCTAGCCGCATACACTGTTAAAATACCTAAGTATTTCGTACAAATTATATATATCAAAATACTAACGTTACAACCGGGCTTTCAACAAGGTCAGCAGACTTCCCTTTTCAAGTAAACAACACACTGACTAGCTTACATTAGCTAATGTCAGCTAAGTAACTA encodes the following:
- the LOC115576793 gene encoding uncharacterized protein LOC115576793 isoform X2, giving the protein MSARWVFMILACCRLSHADQPHQGSRACYDALKTVCVSAGENVSVPCPKIKERAELVTFNLFQNMEQVYNHTCSPGACTVTKMGLHENTENTSVSFVLSGVNASDHALYRCEMKHAFPPPLITEAGHQCNRTPEVTVTAAEQYCGFYWILILALVSLYSIIATVLAIFNCVKLRRTDSQSDYMNTKPLPARDRRKKRIQNPFPRHF
- the LOC115576793 gene encoding T-cell-specific surface glycoprotein CD28-like isoform X1 codes for the protein MSARWVFMILACCRLSHADQPHQGSRACYDALKTVCVSAGENVSVPCPKIKERAELVTFNLFQNMEQVYNHTCSPGACTVTKMGLHENTENTSVSFVLSGVNASDHALYRCEMKHAFPPPLITEAGDLILVLVKGHQCNRTPEVTVTAAEQYCGFYWILILALVSLYSIIATVLAIFNCVKLRRTDSQSDYMNTKPLPARDRRKKRIQNPFPRHF
- the fastkd2 gene encoding FAST kinase domain-containing protein 2, mitochondrial isoform X1, producing the protein MAHSAPFVTSGQLFLFTLSVNTINKYRTMSLRVTEEVMRRSLHFCSRRFRWHLGRLSATASITDASVSSQQLAHIWRTGQSQTCPPRTLIGSARFYSYDSRPGEDLEEKEPAVIQIAATRHGQRSSPFTDRLVRCGSPSDVLDLTCLYAPTVSQVSHCLTQMWSTTKKMSEEQARYELQLMFEHPAFEKLLQHTMRRVRFMTGEDIAYSLLCMVKLGVPQRSRVVQTFLRASQEKLNDLDEKSLSVLATCLDQIEEGTPNVAALKKGMGLQVETRLPWIKNVVLLQTMMRIVGKDAPLKLKRKLERKALSMTDQFSLPNTLYMISTMATMGFYSKPLLDVCSNKIKENLNVIPFSGQYKLLQSCKQLLYRDLDLLTDMSDHAASMMDIWSNKQLVILLSAFESLLFCPTAIMEAFAERVITNPDALTLRDLLCVLKVYSSLNFDLQHQRQQFLDGLTGALVSYLPRMSEFELLKTVYYLCLLGHFPSAPLEQLLQSSTLEQFKTTVPSYVINHERMFRTVDACLRLDRPQLPQHLTVPPFVLGDLTTSIPSDKPWLSQSLRSLVGDQADTVLQEMVVLENSYVIDGVITKPLTHQPSVTEASEAECRSPAESSQRIAVICTANPFCHGTSHPRGPLAAMTRHLNSLGYDCVTVAEHTLHGMPEEKRMEFLSRQLFPERHGSDTRPETEQLGS
- the fastkd2 gene encoding FAST kinase domain-containing protein 2, mitochondrial isoform X2; amino-acid sequence: MSLRVTEEVMRRSLHFCSRRFRWHLGRLSATASITDASVSSQQLAHIWRTGQSQTCPPRTLIGSARFYSYDSRPGEDLEEKEPAVIQIAATRHGQRSSPFTDRLVRCGSPSDVLDLTCLYAPTVSQVSHCLTQMWSTTKKMSEEQARYELQLMFEHPAFEKLLQHTMRRVRFMTGEDIAYSLLCMVKLGVPQRSRVVQTFLRASQEKLNDLDEKSLSVLATCLDQIEEGTPNVAALKKGMGLQVETRLPWIKNVVLLQTMMRIVGKDAPLKLKRKLERKALSMTDQFSLPNTLYMISTMATMGFYSKPLLDVCSNKIKENLNVIPFSGQYKLLQSCKQLLYRDLDLLTDMSDHAASMMDIWSNKQLVILLSAFESLLFCPTAIMEAFAERVITNPDALTLRDLLCVLKVYSSLNFDLQHQRQQFLDGLTGALVSYLPRMSEFELLKTVYYLCLLGHFPSAPLEQLLQSSTLEQFKTTVPSYVINHERMFRTVDACLRLDRPQLPQHLTVPPFVLGDLTTSIPSDKPWLSQSLRSLVGDQADTVLQEMVVLENSYVIDGVITKPLTHQPSVTEASEAECRSPAESSQRIAVICTANPFCHGTSHPRGPLAAMTRHLNSLGYDCVTVAEHTLHGMPEEKRMEFLSRQLFPERHGSDTRPETEQLGS